The genomic stretch TATCAAAATAAGTTTTCACCCTGAATGTAGTAGTTCTTAATACCCTGCTGCACAATATAGTATACTCACAAAGCTTTTTTTGAGTACACACAACCCTACACCTATCTGCATCTTTTTCGGCAAATGTCACCTCCCTACCATTAAGAATATTGTGCTCCATTACAACCTTTTTAAATTGTTTCAAAGAAGAGAATTCCATACCTACTTTGAATTTGAAATCTTTTGTTAGTGTCTCTTCTTCATTGAACCTAATCATTGCAGACCTCTCATCGCTGCTATCTTCATCAGCCCCACTGTCAAGCTCATCTGTCATGTACTCTTGTTCTATAACATGTTCCCTCTCCATCTCTTCTGTGATAAAGCAGTGGTTGGTTGGTGTTCCATTGTAAGTACCATTGGTATTCTCATTTCTAGGGACTCTTTTAGAGTTAACCACTCCAATGTCTTCATCACCATCGTGCATTCTCTATTCTTCACTATTTGAAAAGTGAATACCCTCTACAAAATCTTCACATGACTCATACCCATCACCACTAGCTTGTTCACCATTTTCACAGCCCTTTTGCCTCTCTATAAGCATCTTCATATAGGTTATCTCACTTGTGCTTGTTTTGGGCTCGGTATAAATTTCAACCTCACTGTTATTTCTCACAGCATACAAAGCTAACAATTTCGCATCCTCATCATTCCTAAATGGTTTATGATCTGTTTCCAATGAACCCTCTTCATGCTTCCACCATATTTTCACTTCATCCACACTAAATGCATAGTCAATCGTTGTAATGAGGTCACGAGCTTCAAAAAATGACCAGTAGTCTGTGTCTTGTCCAGCAAAAGAGTAAACCTCACCATCTGCATACCTTAGGATTGGGTCCTTTACAAAATACCCCTTTGTATAAAAGACGAGCTTAAATAACCCCATCCTGCAAACAGGGTAATTTAGACATTATAACACAACACAGTGGACCACACATTTCAAGTAGCAACCCTAAATTAGACCGTGTTACATGGTAGTCCACACATTGAAAGTAGAAACCCTAAATTAGACAATGTTACAGAGTGGTCCACACATTTGAAAATGGGAATACAACTAAATCATAAACTACGACTATGTCaccaaaaaacaaataataaaaaactatTAAACAGAGGAAAACACACCTATATTACACCTGGGACCACAGTGAAAACACGTACACACAAACTATTGCAATCAAACCTTAAACAGCGCTAAAGTAAAGCTTCAAAGCTTCAACGAAAACGATTTTAATAAAATCACAATTCAGTTTTCTCCATTGATTCCAAGAGAATCATGGTCAATATTCAAAACTCCAACAAAACAAGACCAACCAGAAATGGAGTAGAACACAATTTGCTCTTTTCCTACCAAACATCTTCCACGTCATCGAGCAGCGGGCCACAACTTgcccatatatatatatccatTAGTTCCAATGATTGATTAAACAAGTTCTATGCAAGCAATTGGATGTATTCAAATTAATCTTTATATTACAGatagaatatataaaaaaaatttgctCTGCAAAATTATATACAGGTCAATATAAAATGATCTAGTAGTGTGTAGAGTGTAGACAAAGGAAACAACCAATGGTGTAATGGTCAATACTTATCAAAATCATATAACTCTATGTTTTTGTACTTCTGGGATATAATCTCAGCTCTAACTTTTCTTGCTGTGTCTGTCGCACAGCCAACCAGAATAAGAATAGATGTTCCAGCAAATCCCCGGAATGCAGTCAAGTGTGCGAACTGCTCAACAACAGCAGGTCCAGCAGCCAAGATTGCCAAAAGCGTTGAACCCAGAACTGATATTCGACTAAGAACCTGCAcagtatattatattatatactatTAAGCACTGTAAACTAATGGATCCAATTGTTCTCTAACTAGCATGGACCGGTTTCAGGATAAAACATTGTCAGTGATCAGCATAAAATTCCAAGTTAAAGATGTACTAAAGTATAATTTCTTAAGACATGATAAAATCGATAAGGAAATCATGAAGTGAAAGGCTAGAGAGATAAGAAAATTACTGTTTTGATAAATGTAGCTGTACTTTTGCCTGGTCTGACAAGTGGAATTGAAGCACCTTGACGTTTCAATTGTTCGCTCACATCATCAGGATCCAGTTGTAGGAAAGTATAATAGTAGTTGAAGAAGGCTATCAAAAATATGTTAAATGGAAGATAGAAGGAGCCTACAAAAAATATCCGTTTAAGTAAAAGGAATCAATTATTGAAGAAACAAAAGTTTAAGGGCTAGAAAGAATGTAAGATTCCATTTACATATATTGTATTGGAACTAGTATTGTAAAATATCAGCAATGGCGGATATTGGTGGCGGTTTTTTGGCTCTCCGCCATGACCGAATTGTGAAGGATGGCAGTGCCACAGAGCCATATGCAGATATGGCGAAGCCATGTGTTGAAGTTTTGGCTCTCTGCCATGGTCTGTCATCGATTAAGACTGATTGCGACATAAAGGCCTATATTTCTTCAATCATTTCTTAGCAGTTAGTTTTCTTAAGATCACAGTTTAATAGAGCATCAAGTGCAAAAGGATTAACACCAAATGTCAGGACCAGACATTTCAAgcaaaaatattttgttattaaAAATCGAGAGATAAATCAACCACATACCTCCTGGATTCAAAGCCACTGCAGCAGTTTTTAGTGAGCTTAAACCAGTGAAGCGAGCTAAAGTACCAGGAAGAGCTAATGATGATGTAGAAAAAATGATAGGCATTACCCCAGAACTATTTACCTGACAAAATCAGAAAATCTACATTCTCAAATTTAGAACTTTACTATTTATGGATAATCAAATGCACAAGCACATCAAATAGTAATAAGTATATTGAACAAAAAGGTAGGTAAAAGAGGAGAGGACCTTAAAAGGAAGGTAAGCAGATTTTTCAAGTCCACCGCTTTTGCTGGTGAATCTAGAAGCATAATTAATAGGAATTTTTCTCTCTGCTTCCTGAAACCATTATTGAGAGCAACATTTCTCAGCTTTCTAAAAATACTTGTTTAATACTGTAATGTATTCAATAATTGAAATGAGATTTACCTGAACATAGACAATACCAAGTACCAACAGAAAGAACGAGACAATGATGGTAACAAGTCCAACATAGTTAGCATCACTAAACGCCTGTGAAAACGTGCGACCAAAAGAAGCCGGCAAGTAAGATATAATGTTTGTGAATATCAAAAGAGAGGTACCATTCCCGAGTTTGAGTTCAGTAATTTGTTCCCCAATGTACGTCGTAAAGACAGATCCAAGTGTGAGCAAGATAACAGACGTAAGCGCCCACTCCGTAGTAAAATCATTCGCATAAGGACGCAAAAAAAGAACTTGCCCAATAGCCTGTACAACAGCAAACCCAACCGAAGCATATCTAGTATACTGAAGAAGCTTCTTCCTTCCCGCCTCACCTTCTTTCTTCTGAAGATCTTGCAATTTAGGATACACTTGAGCAAGAAGCTGAAAAACAATCTGCGCATTGATGAACGGAACAATGCCAAGAGAGCATATCCCAAGTCTACCAATACCTCCACCAGAAAACGAGTCCAAAGTAGATAATAAACTGTTCTGATCCAAATTTCCGAGAAACGCGTCCCTATTAACTCCACCTAACGGTATATACACACCGAGCCTCGACAATGCGAGAAACCCTAAAAGCTTGAGAAACTTCCCAGGCAGTGGACCATTAAAGAAATCACCAAAATCAATTGAACTATCCTCAATTGCAGCTGAGTTTGGAAATTCGGAAATACAAAAATGAGTTAGTAGAAATTTtaggaaaaaaaacatataatcgGAATCGgaataaattataaaacaaacCTGCTACGCCTCGAGGTTTATCCTTTTCCGAAGAG from Vicia villosa cultivar HV-30 ecotype Madison, WI linkage group LG4, Vvil1.0, whole genome shotgun sequence encodes the following:
- the LOC131594817 gene encoding preprotein translocase subunit SECY, chloroplastic-like, yielding MLITVTKASPSLRCPSLSLNNRRIPTKPKLSPRLLRSSSRQHNLSLRLRSSSSSNLSTSYDLANFDPLGINTDSSPTWKNLLTVFQASSEKDKPRGVAAAIEDSSIDFGDFFNGPLPGKFLKLLGFLALSRLGVYIPLGGVNRDAFLGNLDQNSLLSTLDSFSGGGIGRLGICSLGIVPFINAQIVFQLLAQVYPKLQDLQKKEGEAGRKKLLQYTRYASVGFAVVQAIGQVLFLRPYANDFTTEWALTSVILLTLGSVFTTYIGEQITELKLGNGTSLLIFTNIISYLPASFGRTFSQAFSDANYVGLVTIIVSFFLLVLGIVYVQEAERKIPINYASRFTSKSGGLEKSAYLPFKVNSSGVMPIIFSTSSLALPGTLARFTGLSSLKTAAVALNPGGSFYLPFNIFLIAFFNYYYTFLQLDPDDVSEQLKRQGASIPLVRPGKSTATFIKTVLSRISVLGSTLLAILAAGPAVVEQFAHLTAFRGFAGTSILILVGCATDTARKVRAEIISQKYKNIELYDFDKY